In the Passer domesticus isolate bPasDom1 chromosome 4, bPasDom1.hap1, whole genome shotgun sequence genome, one interval contains:
- the LOC135299527 gene encoding uncharacterized LOC128125818 homolog, with the protein MEFIFLVLYFSFFLCLCALVCLYFSGCQEMTYKHEGKKLLKGTSDCITRKYILDLFHHV; encoded by the coding sequence ATGGAGTTCATATTTCTTGttttatacttttctttttttctctgcctctgtGCTTTGGTGTGCCTGTATTTTTCTGGCTGCCAAGAAATGACATATAAGCATGAAGGTAAGAAGTTACTGAAAGGCACATCTGATTGCATTACAAGGAAATATATCTTGGATCTTTTTCATCATGTTTGA